A DNA window from Acropora palmata chromosome 12, jaAcrPala1.3, whole genome shotgun sequence contains the following coding sequences:
- the LOC141860648 gene encoding uncharacterized protein LOC141860648 codes for MESCSKPAVKALSIAQIVISAAFFLLSIVDGFYIQLIHVNLTLLPCWIAVLVLPLGVMGLALSCRQTLRSLQLLKDAIWSLCVVCIICSALTMHIYTARGLLYMEYYALPDKSPDCWSTRKDAGIFVSKGDKIAYTEKEKAALAVFTFVVICSVTEIVLAVAMMKISETATPQLCSSCGRYDEMGERQQNLMEDPVGQQQVHVVEQGT; via the exons ATGGAATCTTGTAGCAAGCCCGCTGTTAAGGCTTTGTCAATCGCCCAAATTGTGATCTCGGCTGCTTTCTTTCTGCTTAGTATAGTGGATGGGTTCTACATCCAGCTTATTCATGTCAACCTTACACTTCTTCCATGCTGGATTGCTGTACTG GTCTTACCGCTCGGTGTTATGGGCCTTGCACTAAGCTGCCGTCAAACGCTTCGATCGCTGCAATTGTTG AAAGACGCCATTTGGTCCTTGTGCGTGGTATGTATAATCTGCTCAGCCCTTACAATGCACATCTATACAGCCAGGGGTCTCTTATACATGGAGTACTATGCCCTTCCTGATAAAAGTCCTGACTGCTGGTCGACTAGGAAAGATGCTGGGATATTTGTGTCCAAGGGAGATAAAATAGCTTACACCGAGAAGGAAAAAGCTGCTCTGGCTGTATTCACATTTGTCGTCATTTGCAGTGTCACTGAAATCGTTCTTGCTGTTGCTATGATGAAAATCAGCGAGACAGCTACTCCTCAATTGTGTTCCAGTTGCGGTCGATATGATGAG ATGGGCGAGAGGCAGCAAAACCTAATGGAAGATCCTGTTGGGCAACAGCAGGTGCACGTGGTAGAGCAGGGCACGTGA
- the LOC141859385 gene encoding meprin A subunit alpha-like isoform X2: protein MAHIRRKRQLPSNVSGGDENSFKGIEQANKGNMSKYFQGDIQLDFDTEVELKNGTTGDPSRNAIRSRKRLWTDRVIPFYIPSFMSHIESNLYKAIFEIQSKTCLRFKRLYRRRGNYIDFGNDDGCSSKVGKRYASVGRQEISLGRGCNHVSIITHELMHAIGFFHEQSRSDRDKYIKIYWENIQSGFADQFDKYTWRTIDDLGVSYDFKSIMHYDRRAFTKDGKPTIVAIGNENMEFGNSKGELLSYKDALEVKALYDCQTKTNGWTRWSRWTPCDEKCSRRRERFCYHSGNIQSCGGNVNVYGVEYHDEKCPSSICPAPVHGHWGRWSEWHPCSKTCNDGQIKRYRRCNNPKPQHGGRQCPGSGEEAKMCIVKRCHLDRDDTDFEPPPASSGRSQLGMWTNAVRNAPWTLRKGFTPSFDTGPAGDHTTGKGYYLYVESSSLSRGQEARLVSPNLPAQREGQCLKFYYSMYGSTMGTLKVQIKKSNGNSWLIFYKSGNQGTGWKRASGNINVGAGFNYQLAFIGTVGGTSYSDFAIDDVYIDPGLCNCQDNYHTCYLWAKKGQCTSNRNWMRDHCKRSCKVCTVAPTRPITPAPVTTPITGCVDRNPTNCPGWAAQGYCKKNPKYMQVHCCKSCASCTDKNLKYCLLWAAKGLCTTNSGYMIKTCCKACATCVDKNPTQCPSWAANGECKKTAAYMSINCCKACASCVDKNPTQCPLWAANGECKKAPGYMRKNCCNSCANCVNMDPVQCPRWARNGECKKSPGYMVKNCCQSCAAL from the exons ATGGCACATATTAGAAGAAAACGTCAATTACCCAGCAATGTGTCAGGAGGCGATGAAAACTCGTTTAAAGGAATCGAGCAAGCAAACAAAG GAAACATGAGCAAGTACTTTCAAGGGGATATACAGTTAGATTTTGATACAGAAGTTGAACTGAAAAATGGCACCACAGGTGATCCCTCAAGGAATGCCATCAGAAGTCGTAAGAGATTGTGGACTGACCGAGTTATACCATTTTACATACCTTCCTTTATGA GTCACATTGAGTCCAATTTATACAAGGCCATTTTTGAAATTCAGAGCAAGACGTGTCTTAGGTTTAAACGCTTATATAGAAGACGTGGAAACTACATAGATTTTGGAAACGATGACGG ATGCTCATCCAAAGTTGGGAAACGATATGCTTCTGTTGGAAGACAGGAAATCTCCCTTGGCAGGGGATGTAACCATGTTTCTATTATCACACACGAGCTGATGCATGCCATAG GTTTTTTCCATGAACAATCCAGGAGTGATAGAGATAAATATATCAAGATTTACTGGGAAAACATTCAATCCG GTTTTGCGGACCAGTTTGACAAGTACACTTGGAGAACTATTGACGATTTAGGAGTGAGTTACGACTTCAAGTCAATAATGCATTACGACAGAAGGGCCTTCACTAAAGATGGGAAGCCCACCATCGTAGCCATTGGTAATGAAAACATGGAGTTTGGGAACAGCAAAGGCGAGCTTCTTAGCTACAAAGATGCATTGGAGGTTAAAGCTTTATACGACTGTCAAA CTAAGACAAATGGTTGGACGAGATGGTCTCGATGGACACCGTGCGATGAAAAGTGTTCCCGTAGACGTGAGCGCTTCTGCTATCATTCAGGAAATATACAGTCATGCGGTGGAAATGTGAATGTGTATGGAGTTGAGTATCATGATGAAAAATGCCCGAGTTCTATTTGCCCAG ctcCTGTGCATGGCCATTGGGGGCGATGGTCTGAGTGGCATCCCTGCAGTAAAACATGCAACGATGGCCAAATCAAACGCTATCGAAGATGCAACAACCCAAAGCCTCAGCATGGTGGACGGCAATGCCCTGGCAGCGGTGAAGAGGCGAAAATGTGCATTGTAAAGAGATGTCACCTTG ACCGTGATGATACCGACTTTGAACCGCCTCCTGCTTCCAGCGGCCGCTCCCAGCTGGGGATGTGGACAAATGCAGTTAGAAACGCACCATGGACCTTACGCAAGGGTTTTACCCCTTCTTTTGATACGGGACCAGCAGGAGATCACACCACCGGCAAAG gatATTATCTTTACGTGGAATCATCGTCGTTGAGTCGTGGCCAAGAAGCCAGATTAGTGAGCCCCAACTTACCTGCCCAGCGAGAAGGGcaatgtttaaaattttactACAGCATGTACGGTAGTACAATGGGAACTCTTAAGgtccaaattaaaaaatccAACGGGAATAGCTGGTTGATATTTTACAAATCTGGAAACCAAGGCACTGGGTGGAAGAGGGCCTCAGGAAACATTAATGTTGGCGCGGGTTTTAATTACCAG TTAGCATTCATTGGCACGGTGGGCGGTACTAGCTATTCCGATTTTGCTATTGATGATGTGTACATCGACCCAGGACTTTGCA ATTGCCAAGATAATTATCACACATGCTACTTGTGGGCAAAAAAGGGGCAATGCACTTCAAACAGAAATTGGATGAGAGATCACTGCAAGAGAAGCTGTAAAGTCTGCACTG TGGCTCCTACGAGACCCATTACTCCGGCTCCAGTGACCACACCGATTACAGGTTGTGTGGACAGAAATCCAACCAATTGCCCAGGTTGGGCTGCTCAAGGCTACTGCAAGAAAAACCCGAAATACATGCAAGTACACTGTTGCAAGAGTTGTG CAAGTTGTACGGACAAGAATTTGAAGTATTGTCTTCTATGGGCTGCGAAAGGTCTATGCACGACAAATTCTGGATATATGATAAAAACCTGCTGCAAGGCTTGTG CAACTTGTGTGGATAAAAATCCAACGCAGTGTCCTTCATGGGCGGCAAATGGCGAATGTAAGAAAACTGCCGCATATATGAGCATAAACTGCTGTAAGGCTTGTG CAAGTTGTGTCGACAAGAATCCAACGCAGTGCCCACTATGGGCGGCAAACGGCGAGTGCAAGAAAGCTCCCGGATACATGAGAAAAAACTGCTGCAATTCTTGTG caaactgCGTGAACATGGACCCTGTTCAGTGCCCACGTTGGGCCCGAAACGGCGAATGTAAAAAATCTCCTGGCTATATGGTCAAGAACTGCTGCCAGTCGTGTG CTGCCTTATAG
- the LOC141859385 gene encoding uncharacterized protein LOC141859385 isoform X1 codes for MVDDLKFFAFLSFLAIFVTSMYGKPLIDETTSNKKAVDRNFDDEIEEISKQEFDSVHGRILAVNMAHIRRKRQLPSNVSGGDENSFKGIEQANKGNMSKYFQGDIQLDFDTEVELKNGTTGDPSRNAIRSRKRLWTDRVIPFYIPSFMSHIESNLYKAIFEIQSKTCLRFKRLYRRRGNYIDFGNDDGCSSKVGKRYASVGRQEISLGRGCNHVSIITHELMHAIGFFHEQSRSDRDKYIKIYWENIQSGFADQFDKYTWRTIDDLGVSYDFKSIMHYDRRAFTKDGKPTIVAIGNENMEFGNSKGELLSYKDALEVKALYDCQTKTNGWTRWSRWTPCDEKCSRRRERFCYHSGNIQSCGGNVNVYGVEYHDEKCPSSICPAPVHGHWGRWSEWHPCSKTCNDGQIKRYRRCNNPKPQHGGRQCPGSGEEAKMCIVKRCHLDRDDTDFEPPPASSGRSQLGMWTNAVRNAPWTLRKGFTPSFDTGPAGDHTTGKGYYLYVESSSLSRGQEARLVSPNLPAQREGQCLKFYYSMYGSTMGTLKVQIKKSNGNSWLIFYKSGNQGTGWKRASGNINVGAGFNYQLAFIGTVGGTSYSDFAIDDVYIDPGLCNCQDNYHTCYLWAKKGQCTSNRNWMRDHCKRSCKVCTVAPTRPITPAPVTTPITGCVDRNPTNCPGWAAQGYCKKNPKYMQVHCCKSCASCTDKNLKYCLLWAAKGLCTTNSGYMIKTCCKACATCVDKNPTQCPSWAANGECKKTAAYMSINCCKACASCVDKNPTQCPLWAANGECKKAPGYMRKNCCNSCANCVNMDPVQCPRWARNGECKKSPGYMVKNCCQSCAAL; via the exons ATGGTGGATGACCTGAAGTTCTTCGCCTTTCTGTCCTTTCTTGCAATATTCGTTACTTCAATGTACGGCAAACCGCTAATTGATGAAACGACTAGCA ACAAAAAGGCGGTGGATCGCAATTTCGATGATGAAATTGAGGAGATATCCAAGCAAG AATTTGACTCTGTCCATGGCCGCATTTTGGCAGTCAACATGGCACATATTAGAAGAAAACGTCAATTACCCAGCAATGTGTCAGGAGGCGATGAAAACTCGTTTAAAGGAATCGAGCAAGCAAACAAAG GAAACATGAGCAAGTACTTTCAAGGGGATATACAGTTAGATTTTGATACAGAAGTTGAACTGAAAAATGGCACCACAGGTGATCCCTCAAGGAATGCCATCAGAAGTCGTAAGAGATTGTGGACTGACCGAGTTATACCATTTTACATACCTTCCTTTATGA GTCACATTGAGTCCAATTTATACAAGGCCATTTTTGAAATTCAGAGCAAGACGTGTCTTAGGTTTAAACGCTTATATAGAAGACGTGGAAACTACATAGATTTTGGAAACGATGACGG ATGCTCATCCAAAGTTGGGAAACGATATGCTTCTGTTGGAAGACAGGAAATCTCCCTTGGCAGGGGATGTAACCATGTTTCTATTATCACACACGAGCTGATGCATGCCATAG GTTTTTTCCATGAACAATCCAGGAGTGATAGAGATAAATATATCAAGATTTACTGGGAAAACATTCAATCCG GTTTTGCGGACCAGTTTGACAAGTACACTTGGAGAACTATTGACGATTTAGGAGTGAGTTACGACTTCAAGTCAATAATGCATTACGACAGAAGGGCCTTCACTAAAGATGGGAAGCCCACCATCGTAGCCATTGGTAATGAAAACATGGAGTTTGGGAACAGCAAAGGCGAGCTTCTTAGCTACAAAGATGCATTGGAGGTTAAAGCTTTATACGACTGTCAAA CTAAGACAAATGGTTGGACGAGATGGTCTCGATGGACACCGTGCGATGAAAAGTGTTCCCGTAGACGTGAGCGCTTCTGCTATCATTCAGGAAATATACAGTCATGCGGTGGAAATGTGAATGTGTATGGAGTTGAGTATCATGATGAAAAATGCCCGAGTTCTATTTGCCCAG ctcCTGTGCATGGCCATTGGGGGCGATGGTCTGAGTGGCATCCCTGCAGTAAAACATGCAACGATGGCCAAATCAAACGCTATCGAAGATGCAACAACCCAAAGCCTCAGCATGGTGGACGGCAATGCCCTGGCAGCGGTGAAGAGGCGAAAATGTGCATTGTAAAGAGATGTCACCTTG ACCGTGATGATACCGACTTTGAACCGCCTCCTGCTTCCAGCGGCCGCTCCCAGCTGGGGATGTGGACAAATGCAGTTAGAAACGCACCATGGACCTTACGCAAGGGTTTTACCCCTTCTTTTGATACGGGACCAGCAGGAGATCACACCACCGGCAAAG gatATTATCTTTACGTGGAATCATCGTCGTTGAGTCGTGGCCAAGAAGCCAGATTAGTGAGCCCCAACTTACCTGCCCAGCGAGAAGGGcaatgtttaaaattttactACAGCATGTACGGTAGTACAATGGGAACTCTTAAGgtccaaattaaaaaatccAACGGGAATAGCTGGTTGATATTTTACAAATCTGGAAACCAAGGCACTGGGTGGAAGAGGGCCTCAGGAAACATTAATGTTGGCGCGGGTTTTAATTACCAG TTAGCATTCATTGGCACGGTGGGCGGTACTAGCTATTCCGATTTTGCTATTGATGATGTGTACATCGACCCAGGACTTTGCA ATTGCCAAGATAATTATCACACATGCTACTTGTGGGCAAAAAAGGGGCAATGCACTTCAAACAGAAATTGGATGAGAGATCACTGCAAGAGAAGCTGTAAAGTCTGCACTG TGGCTCCTACGAGACCCATTACTCCGGCTCCAGTGACCACACCGATTACAGGTTGTGTGGACAGAAATCCAACCAATTGCCCAGGTTGGGCTGCTCAAGGCTACTGCAAGAAAAACCCGAAATACATGCAAGTACACTGTTGCAAGAGTTGTG CAAGTTGTACGGACAAGAATTTGAAGTATTGTCTTCTATGGGCTGCGAAAGGTCTATGCACGACAAATTCTGGATATATGATAAAAACCTGCTGCAAGGCTTGTG CAACTTGTGTGGATAAAAATCCAACGCAGTGTCCTTCATGGGCGGCAAATGGCGAATGTAAGAAAACTGCCGCATATATGAGCATAAACTGCTGTAAGGCTTGTG CAAGTTGTGTCGACAAGAATCCAACGCAGTGCCCACTATGGGCGGCAAACGGCGAGTGCAAGAAAGCTCCCGGATACATGAGAAAAAACTGCTGCAATTCTTGTG caaactgCGTGAACATGGACCCTGTTCAGTGCCCACGTTGGGCCCGAAACGGCGAATGTAAAAAATCTCCTGGCTATATGGTCAAGAACTGCTGCCAGTCGTGTG CTGCCTTATAG